The following coding sequences are from one Pristis pectinata isolate sPriPec2 chromosome 18, sPriPec2.1.pri, whole genome shotgun sequence window:
- the LOC127579926 gene encoding gastrin/cholecystokinin type B receptor-like, with translation MNVTQFSLEFLERFPRNFSLFPPSSNLSLWETIHLNVNLLFSGYEPTTIVLEVVYSLSFIIGFVGNIMALRALTRKRRNRLAGARATRSLLINLSACDMMVVCICMPVTLGHQVYNAWVFGDFMCRAVPFVQAVAVSASVLSLAVISLNRYYSVHNPLNARAFFTCRRILAMICAVWLLSSALCMPLIFMNKTENLVLLNGKLTIPVCAENWPDAKLRQGYNFLLFCALYGFPVLFNLVICFLTARRLWGSQDRLQEGNKKHLVGNNSRLKARKKIVKMVVVLVLLFALSWLPLYVIDIWIDFRIPDAPPDTLHQGWILHIRSFAQWLGLTNSSLNPLCYCFIGNVYRSVQKIKKSYRQRISSVFNLAMPQAQVSSSVLLQYRAHIAESEFSDSTGHPRCSQTLTQSKSLSSGITCVTSFD, from the coding sequence ATGAATGTGACCCAGTTCAGTTTGGAATTCCTTGAAAGGTTTCCCAGGAACTTTTCCTTGTTCCCTCCTAGCAGCAACCTGAGCCTTTGGGAGACCATCCATTTAAACGTCAACCTGCTGTTTTCGGGTTATGAGCCCACAACCATCGTGTTGGAGGTCGTTTATTCGCTGTCCTTTATCATTGGTTTTGTGGGGAACATCATGGCTCTGAGGGCCCTAACGAGGAAGAGAAGGAACCGCTTGGCTGGAGCGAGAGCGACCCGGAGCCTCTTGATCaacctgtctgcctgtgatatGATGGTGGTGTGCATCTGCATGCCTGTTACTCTCGGACACCAGGTCTACAATGCTTGGGTGTTCGGAGACTTCATGTGCAGGGCTGTCCCCTTCGTGCAGGCGGTTGCAGTCTCCGCCAGCGTGCTGAGCCTTGCCGTGATCAGCCTGAACCGTTACTACAGTGTCCACAACCCACTCAATGCCAGGGCGTTCTTCACCTGCAGGAGGATCCTTGCGATGATATGTGCCGTCTGGCTTTTATCCTCGGCGCTCTGCATGCCCCTAATCTTCATGAATAAAACCGAAAACTTGGTGCTGTTGAACGGGAAGCTGACCATTCCTGTGTGCGCAGAAAACTGGCCAGATGCGAAGCTGAGACAAGGCTACAACTTCTTGCTCTTCTGCGCTCTCTACGGCTTCCCCGTGCTCTTCAACCTTGTCATCTGTTTCCTCACAGCCCGTCGCCTCTGGGGCAGCCAGGATAGGCTCCAGGAGGGCAATAAGAAGCATTTAGTTGGCAACAACTCCAGGTTGAAGGCACGCAAGAAGATCGTCAAAATGGTAGTGGTTCTAGTCCTTCTCTTCGCCTTGTCCTGGCTGCCCTTGTATGTCATTGATATCTGGATTGATTTTAGGATCCCGGACGCTCCACCGGACACTCTCCACCAAGGGTGGATTCTTCACATCCGATCTTTTGCCCAGTGGTTAGGTCTCACCAATTCCAGTCTCAACCCTCTCTGTTACTGCTTCATAGGAAACGTGTACAGGTCTGTACAGAAGATCAAGAAAAGCTACAGGCAACGAATTTCTTCCGTTTTCAACCTGGCCATGCCTCAGGCTCAGGTCAGTTCTTCCGTCCTGCTCCAGTACAGAGCTCACATTGCCGAAAGTGAATTCAGCGACAGCACAGGACACCCAAGGTGCAGCCAGACTCTGACTCAAAGCAAAAGCCTATCTTCTGGAATTACTTGCGTGACATCGTTTGACTAA